A genomic region of Prochlorococcus marinus XMU1405 contains the following coding sequences:
- the fldA gene encoding flavodoxin FldA, with product MTVGIYYATTTGKTEDVADRLHNFISSAEAPKDVSDVDDLSEFEGLDGIICGIPTWNTGADEERSGTAWDSILEDIGELSLTGKKVAIFGLGDSSTYTENYCDAMEELHSYFTKAGAEMVGYVDKSTYTFDESKSVIGESFCGLPLDEDSESDLTDSRLETWASQLKGEIPSLA from the coding sequence ATGACTGTAGGAATTTATTACGCAACTACAACTGGAAAAACTGAAGACGTAGCTGATCGTCTTCACAACTTTATTTCTTCAGCAGAAGCACCTAAAGATGTATCTGATGTAGATGACCTCTCGGAATTCGAAGGCCTTGACGGGATTATCTGTGGGATACCAACTTGGAACACCGGAGCAGATGAAGAAAGATCAGGAACTGCTTGGGATTCAATTCTAGAGGATATTGGAGAACTAAGTTTAACAGGAAAAAAAGTTGCAATTTTTGGCTTAGGAGATTCTTCAACGTATACAGAAAATTATTGCGATGCCATGGAAGAACTTCATAGCTACTTTACTAAGGCAGGCGCCGAAATGGTCGGTTATGTAGATAAATCTACTTATACCTTTGATGAGTCCAAAAGCGTTATTGGAGAAAGCTTTTGTGGTTTACCTCTTGATGAGGATAGTGAATCTGATTTGACCGATTCTCGTCTTGAAACATGGGCTTCTCAGCTGAAGGGCGAAATCCCTTCATTGGCGTAA
- a CDS encoding chlorophyll a/b binding light-harvesting protein, whose protein sequence is MLQTYGKSDVTYDWYAGNSGVVGRSGKFIAAHAAHAGLMMFWAGAFGLFELARYDASIPMGAQKAIVLPHLAGIGIGGVENGVITEPYGIVVICTLHLIFSAVLGAGGLLHSNKFAGDLGDYPENSKPQKFDFEWDDPDKLTFILGHHLIFLGLGAIMFVEWARIHGIYDPAIGSTRQVVYNLDIAAIWNHQFDFLKIDSLEDVMGGHAFLAFLEIIGGVFHICTKQFGEYTEFKGKGLLGAEAILSYSVVGVSYMAFVAAFWCASNTTIYPVDLYGEPLKLQFEFAPYFTDTVDLGSGAYSSRAWLANTHFYLGFFFLQGHLWHALRAMGFDFKKIGQAFDNIENTKITQN, encoded by the coding sequence GTGTTACAAACTTACGGAAAATCTGATGTCACCTATGACTGGTACGCAGGAAATTCTGGTGTTGTTGGCCGTTCAGGTAAATTCATAGCAGCTCATGCTGCCCATGCAGGATTAATGATGTTCTGGGCAGGAGCTTTTGGATTATTCGAATTGGCTCGTTACGACGCCAGTATTCCAATGGGTGCACAAAAAGCAATTGTTTTGCCTCACCTTGCGGGTATTGGAATTGGTGGCGTTGAAAATGGTGTTATTACAGAACCATATGGAATTGTTGTAATTTGCACATTACATCTAATTTTCTCAGCTGTTTTAGGTGCTGGAGGATTATTACATTCCAATAAATTTGCAGGCGATCTTGGAGATTATCCAGAAAATAGTAAGCCACAAAAATTTGATTTTGAGTGGGATGATCCAGATAAATTAACGTTTATTCTTGGTCATCATCTGATCTTCCTTGGCCTAGGAGCAATAATGTTCGTGGAATGGGCTCGTATTCATGGAATTTACGACCCGGCGATAGGATCTACAAGGCAAGTTGTTTACAATTTAGATATTGCTGCTATCTGGAATCATCAATTTGATTTTTTAAAAATAGATAGTCTTGAAGATGTTATGGGAGGACATGCTTTCTTAGCATTCCTCGAAATTATTGGAGGAGTTTTCCATATTTGTACGAAACAATTTGGAGAATATACAGAATTTAAAGGGAAAGGATTACTTGGTGCTGAGGCTATTTTGTCTTACTCAGTAGTTGGTGTTTCTTATATGGCTTTTGTTGCTGCTTTCTGGTGTGCTTCAAATACAACCATATATCCAGTTGATCTATACGGAGAGCCTTTAAAACTTCAATTTGAATTCGCACCTTATTTTACTGATACTGTTGATTTGGGATCAGGTGCATACAGTTCAAGAGCTTGGCTTGCTAATACTCATTTCTATTTGGGATTCTTTTTCTTACAAGGTCATCTTTGGCATGCCTTAAGAGCAATGGGATTTGACTTTAAGAAAATTGGTCAAGCATTTGATAATATTGAAAATACAAAAATTACTCAAAACTAG
- a CDS encoding CopG family transcriptional regulator: MKSANPENEYIPLDLRISVRRDTLRLISEMAQDMGISINEVFSFLAEDSVVDLELIEELNEIEIPTKCSLEDLKNALLRKKLC; encoded by the coding sequence ATGAAGTCAGCGAACCCTGAAAATGAATATATCCCTTTAGATCTCAGGATTTCTGTGAGAAGGGATACTCTTAGGCTAATCTCAGAGATGGCTCAAGATATGGGAATAAGCATTAATGAAGTTTTTAGTTTTTTAGCCGAGGATTCTGTCGTCGATCTTGAATTAATTGAAGAATTAAATGAAATTGAAATCCCCACTAAGTGCAGTCTTGAGGATCTTAAAAACGCCCTTCTTAGGAAGAAGCTTTGTTAG
- a CDS encoding methyltransferase domain-containing protein: MEVLNQYQRKKLDESNDEEFYSNPKFVYHLDANFRQNLSDLYEKEIDNNSTVLDLMSSWDSYLPKGKQYKKVIGHGLNQQELEKNKIFDTYWIQNFNLNQEIPLENESVDYCLMVAAWQYLQFPENLTKEMARILSDKGKIIIAFSNRAFWHKAPNIWTSSTEEERVRYVRKVLITNGFNMPKIIKKFNEPALNIFNFLNKDPFYCLIATKQ; encoded by the coding sequence TTGGAAGTTTTAAATCAATACCAAAGAAAAAAACTTGATGAGAGTAATGATGAAGAATTTTATTCTAATCCAAAATTTGTCTATCATCTAGATGCAAATTTCAGGCAAAATCTATCAGATTTATATGAAAAAGAAATTGATAATAACTCAACTGTTCTTGATTTAATGTCAAGTTGGGATAGTTATTTACCTAAAGGGAAACAATATAAAAAAGTTATTGGGCATGGATTAAACCAACAAGAACTTGAGAAAAACAAAATATTTGATACTTATTGGATACAAAATTTCAATCTTAACCAAGAAATTCCGCTAGAGAACGAAAGTGTAGATTATTGCTTAATGGTGGCTGCATGGCAATATTTACAATTTCCAGAGAATTTAACAAAAGAAATGGCTAGAATTTTGAGTGATAAGGGCAAGATTATTATTGCTTTTTCAAACAGAGCATTTTGGCATAAAGCTCCTAACATATGGACTTCATCTACTGAAGAGGAAAGAGTCAGGTATGTAAGAAAAGTATTAATTACAAATGGATTTAATATGCCAAAAATCATTAAAAAGTTTAATGAACCTGCGCTTAATATTTTTAATTTTTTAAATAAAGACCCATTTTATTGTTTAATCGCAACTAAACAGTAA
- a CDS encoding Fe2+-dependent dioxygenase: MNYLTIPLLINEEIETINSNFKNHNALWEDGKRTAGSHASKVKNNLQLNRNSELSKKCAELIKIKILANQLIKSFALPKLIHGIMFTKSKKNMGYGRHVDNPFMSSGRSDLSFTISLSHKDSYEGGELLIETINSENKFKLDAGEIIIYPSTYLHSVEDIQSGERIVCVGWIESYVKSIEEREYLFDLDAGAKGLLAKHGRSDELDLIFKSYSNILRLLGN; this comes from the coding sequence ATGAATTATTTAACCATCCCACTACTAATTAACGAAGAGATAGAAACAATAAATTCAAATTTCAAAAATCATAACGCTCTTTGGGAGGATGGCAAAAGAACTGCTGGAAGTCATGCTTCAAAAGTAAAAAATAATTTGCAATTAAATAGAAACTCAGAATTGTCAAAGAAATGCGCTGAATTAATAAAAATTAAGATCCTCGCTAACCAATTGATTAAAAGTTTTGCATTACCAAAATTAATACATGGAATAATGTTTACCAAGTCCAAAAAAAACATGGGATATGGAAGGCATGTAGATAATCCGTTCATGTCTTCGGGCAGATCAGACTTATCATTCACTATTTCATTAAGTCATAAAGATTCATATGAAGGAGGAGAATTACTTATAGAAACAATTAATTCAGAAAACAAATTTAAGCTCGATGCTGGAGAAATAATTATTTATCCAAGTACCTATCTTCATTCAGTTGAAGATATACAAAGTGGAGAGAGAATAGTATGTGTAGGTTGGATTGAAAGTTATGTTAAGTCAATTGAAGAAAGAGAATATTTGTTTGATCTTGATGCAGGAGCTAAAGGTTTATTAGCGAAACATGGGAGGTCAGATGAACTGGATTTGATATTTAAATCATATTCAAACATTCTCAGATTACTAGGTAATTAG
- a CDS encoding AhpC/TSA family protein, translating to MTDKLQNDIKNLVEELNLKGVKKFKLIVLFGLLGDFDSVEYAINLKNFINNHQDKNLDIFAIAIGNQNGKQKFCKFTGFLEENLLVVSDNQIHKNLKVSRGLDLGLGGWINMLLMLSGINSFKTIKEVFRGYTGDRKAKQIYSEFDEIEVFKFLKFSGNSFKQVFGAGYLRPFELATFRLKNMNEIIQNWSDYILHEKYLPQRGASFLLNDKNQLIYKFFSNDVLGYSSNMRDPLGFLSDFIKE from the coding sequence GTGACTGACAAACTTCAAAATGACATTAAAAATCTTGTTGAAGAACTCAACCTCAAAGGAGTAAAAAAATTCAAATTAATTGTTTTATTTGGTTTGTTGGGAGATTTTGACAGCGTTGAATATGCAATAAATTTAAAAAATTTTATCAATAACCATCAAGATAAAAATTTAGATATTTTTGCAATTGCGATTGGCAACCAAAATGGGAAACAAAAATTCTGTAAATTTACCGGATTCCTTGAAGAAAATTTATTAGTTGTTTCTGATAACCAAATACACAAAAATCTAAAAGTCTCAAGAGGTTTAGATTTAGGTTTAGGTGGCTGGATCAATATGCTTTTGATGCTATCTGGGATAAATTCTTTTAAAACAATCAAAGAAGTTTTTAGAGGTTACACTGGCGACCGAAAAGCAAAGCAAATCTATTCAGAATTTGATGAAATTGAAGTTTTTAAATTTCTAAAATTTTCAGGTAATTCTTTTAAACAGGTTTTTGGGGCTGGTTATTTGAGACCATTTGAATTAGCAACATTTAGATTAAAGAATATGAATGAAATAATTCAAAATTGGAGTGATTATATTCTTCATGAAAAATATCTTCCTCAAAGAGGAGCTTCTTTTTTATTAAATGATAAAAATCAACTTATTTATAAATTTTTTTCAAATGATGTTCTTGGATATTCATCAAATATGAGGGATCCATTAGGATTTCTATCTGATTTTATTAAGGAGTAG
- a CDS encoding DUF1824 family protein: MEINELIDLNSLRTAPNLSDSQVKKLLKELEVNIFKTDWITIGIMAPCDSKAIEALRSISKKYPSIKFGNLDSLHADGSVFLKGNQKTGNVFVRSENGLGEGILLTCQYDEDSKESNTFGPLPLDFFT, from the coding sequence ATGGAAATTAATGAATTAATTGATTTAAATAGTCTTAGGACTGCGCCTAATTTAAGCGATAGTCAAGTAAAAAAACTATTAAAAGAACTAGAAGTAAATATTTTTAAAACCGATTGGATAACAATTGGGATAATGGCACCTTGTGATTCTAAGGCTATTGAAGCATTACGATCAATTTCTAAGAAGTATCCCTCAATTAAGTTTGGCAATTTAGATTCCCTTCATGCTGATGGAAGTGTTTTTCTAAAAGGTAATCAAAAAACTGGTAATGTTTTTGTTAGATCTGAAAATGGTCTTGGAGAAGGAATTTTATTAACTTGTCAGTATGACGAAGATTCTAAAGAATCTAATACTTTTGGACCATTGCCATTGGATTTTTTTACATAA
- a CDS encoding AEC family transporter, producing the protein MGLLLKEGIDLNLIKSAFLAFFLLGFLIIIINKFTIFKNKLSNYTLQLAGLIGNTSFLGIPIAIALLPSTTINFTIGFDLGTTLFAWIFGPFFLQENFQNKNIPNIKGLFNALINSPASRGIIGVLLAYLLHINGILGSFLWIPARIVIALAIIIVGTRLGIITNQKGEIFALSEEIRFSILLKLFILPFIVFLISKFLNFDLYQSSAVILQAGTPTAISTILMAEAYDVKQKIASKILFTTTLISIVTIPLLKILISAFN; encoded by the coding sequence ATGGGTCTTCTTTTAAAGGAGGGTATAGATTTAAACCTAATTAAAAGCGCATTTTTAGCTTTCTTCCTTCTTGGATTTCTAATAATAATAATCAATAAATTCACAATATTTAAAAACAAGCTTTCAAATTACACTTTGCAGCTTGCTGGGCTCATAGGTAATACTTCATTTCTTGGAATACCAATTGCTATAGCTCTTCTACCTTCCACAACTATTAACTTCACTATCGGATTTGACTTAGGAACAACACTATTCGCTTGGATATTTGGACCTTTTTTTCTTCAAGAAAATTTCCAAAACAAGAACATCCCAAATATCAAAGGCTTATTTAACGCGTTAATAAATAGTCCTGCGTCAAGAGGTATCATTGGTGTACTTTTGGCATATCTTTTACATATCAATGGGATATTAGGCAGTTTCCTTTGGATACCTGCAAGAATAGTCATCGCATTGGCAATAATAATTGTGGGGACAAGACTTGGAATAATCACAAATCAAAAGGGTGAGATTTTTGCTCTCAGTGAAGAAATTAGATTTTCAATTTTATTAAAGTTATTTATCCTTCCTTTTATTGTTTTTTTGATAAGTAAATTTTTAAATTTTGACTTATATCAATCATCAGCAGTAATTCTTCAGGCAGGAACCCCAACGGCAATATCAACAATTTTAATGGCAGAGGCTTATGACGTGAAACAAAAAATAGCTTCAAAAATTCTTTTTACTACAACTTTAATTTCAATAGTTACAATTCCTCTCTTAAAAATTCTCATAAGTGCGTTCAACTAA
- a CDS encoding ArnT family glycosyltransferase, producing the protein MILVKSKKRLITLLIVLVCGIIIFFLGLGSTGLVDETPPLFAATGRAMSESGDWLTPKVNGMFRFDKPPLIYWLMGFFYSLPKNEIWDSFGTISARLPSALASIFLMLMIGDTLFCWPQKGDRQFLTPIVASLGFALSPFIIIWSRTAVSDALLTGTLGISLLLFWRRMASLGNDPCISAWVFLGFAILTKGPVAFVLALLTITSFLISQKDWKTLLDKINPKKGFLITILISVPWYILELIKEGRPFWDNFFGYHNFQRFTAVVNNHAEPFWFFLYIMVFASLPFTPFLYHGIFEAFKDFLKSSKDICNFSETLNTYSLCWLASVLIFFSISATKLPSYWLPAIPAASILISNSFISLKNANKNYLYLWTFNILILFGVSTAFFFSNIWLSSINDPEMPNLGSELISSGIIFKAKLFFSSFTLLAIILFSLKSKNIFFYLQILLLIGQSFLMSPIRKLADSSRQLPLRNISKLILDTREGNETLAMIGIRKPSLHYYSRQIVFYEPNTKEGLINLSDRLNIDTRENYEDQPNYEYKSLLVVIDEYSSSEQHWSNIKHQKLGEYGIYNLWRIQKSDLNNYSEYLINSGYKSNWKNRKVEKF; encoded by the coding sequence ATGATTCTTGTAAAATCAAAAAAAAGGCTCATAACCTTACTAATAGTTTTAGTTTGTGGGATCATAATATTTTTCTTAGGTTTAGGTAGTACAGGACTTGTGGATGAAACTCCCCCTTTATTTGCCGCCACTGGACGTGCAATGAGCGAATCTGGTGATTGGTTAACCCCAAAAGTTAATGGAATGTTTCGTTTTGACAAGCCCCCACTAATTTATTGGTTAATGGGTTTTTTTTACTCATTACCGAAAAACGAGATTTGGGACAGTTTTGGGACAATCTCAGCAAGACTCCCTTCAGCTTTGGCCTCAATATTTTTAATGTTGATGATTGGAGATACGTTGTTTTGTTGGCCACAGAAGGGTGACAGGCAATTCCTCACCCCAATTGTTGCATCATTAGGATTTGCGCTGTCTCCATTCATAATCATCTGGAGTAGAACTGCTGTTAGCGATGCTCTTTTAACTGGAACTTTAGGGATTAGCTTACTGTTGTTTTGGAGGAGAATGGCATCTCTTGGTAATGATCCATGCATTTCTGCATGGGTATTTTTAGGGTTTGCAATTTTAACTAAAGGACCTGTCGCATTTGTTTTAGCATTATTGACTATTACATCTTTCTTAATAAGTCAGAAGGATTGGAAAACTTTGCTCGACAAAATAAATCCTAAGAAAGGTTTTCTAATAACAATTCTAATTAGTGTTCCATGGTACATATTAGAACTAATAAAAGAGGGAAGGCCTTTTTGGGATAATTTTTTTGGTTATCATAATTTTCAAAGATTCACCGCAGTTGTAAATAATCATGCAGAACCATTCTGGTTTTTTCTGTACATCATGGTATTCGCTTCATTACCGTTCACTCCTTTTTTATATCACGGAATATTTGAAGCTTTTAAGGATTTCTTGAAAAGTTCAAAAGATATTTGTAATTTCAGTGAAACCCTAAATACATATTCTCTATGTTGGTTAGCATCAGTTTTAATTTTCTTTAGTATTTCTGCAACAAAACTTCCAAGCTATTGGTTGCCAGCAATTCCAGCAGCCTCAATCTTAATTAGTAATAGCTTTATAAGCTTAAAAAATGCAAATAAAAATTATTTATATTTGTGGACTTTTAATATATTAATTTTGTTTGGAGTCTCAACAGCATTCTTTTTCTCAAATATTTGGTTAAGTTCAATAAATGATCCTGAAATGCCTAATCTTGGATCTGAATTAATAAGTTCTGGGATAATTTTTAAAGCCAAATTGTTCTTCTCTTCATTTACACTTCTTGCAATAATTTTATTTTCTTTAAAATCTAAAAATATATTTTTTTATCTTCAAATTTTACTTTTAATAGGACAATCTTTTTTGATGTCGCCGATTAGAAAATTAGCAGATTCCTCTAGGCAATTGCCTCTAAGGAATATCTCAAAATTAATTTTAGATACTCGTGAGGGGAATGAAACTTTAGCAATGATCGGTATAAGAAAACCGTCTTTACATTATTATTCAAGACAAATAGTTTTTTATGAACCAAATACTAAAGAAGGATTAATTAATCTTTCAGATAGGCTAAATATTGATACTAGAGAAAATTATGAGGATCAACCTAATTATGAATATAAATCTTTATTAGTCGTGATAGATGAATACTCCTCTAGTGAACAGCACTGGTCAAATATTAAACATCAAAAATTAGGCGAATATGGGATTTATAATTTATGGCGAATACAGAAAAGTGATTTGAATAATTATTCCGAATATTTAATTAATAGCGGCTATAAATCTAACTGGAAAAATAGAAAAGTTGAAAAATTCTAA
- a CDS encoding SemiSWEET family sugar transporter yields MSVDIFGYFAAILTTAAFLPQLLKTLKTKKADDVSLTTLIMFIIGVLSWIIYGFKISSLPILIANLITLILNLLILISKIYFSKGFSKK; encoded by the coding sequence ATGAGTGTAGACATATTTGGATATTTTGCCGCGATTTTGACAACAGCTGCATTTCTTCCTCAATTGCTAAAGACTCTTAAAACAAAAAAGGCAGATGATGTTTCTTTGACAACTTTAATAATGTTTATTATTGGAGTCTTATCTTGGATTATTTACGGTTTTAAAATATCTTCTTTACCAATATTAATTGCTAATTTGATAACCTTAATTTTAAATCTTTTGATATTGATTTCAAAAATATATTTTTCAAAGGGTTTTAGTAAGAAATAA
- a CDS encoding iron uptake porin produces the protein MKLFQQMLVAGASLSLLAPVVAQASDVVNLEEMNSYTRSKSKTSKLDNKTFINEVSEDIANLKGRVDGLEAQQNNFEAGAFSSTTSMDGKAVMWIGAVDGGDNIGGNEATQTGYVYSMNLNTSFNGDDNLYVRLKSGDVGGAGDSQWDLKETYHIETKDWNDSLSVDKLWYTTTIGDNITAFVGPRIENYYMYITPSIYKPGALKSMKLGGNANFGASTDVGAGLKWESEGGFGFATNVVSKGADGAAGMLGKTDVNKWDTQVAYTTDNWHLSATLSNQQNWSSHSYNATAKAAAMKVGDFTGYAFRGYWRPEDSGTATPEISVGYDTRSADDEIAVGADKDSDSYFVGLTWKDIFQADDRIGFAVTQPLKVTDCNGTCTTTDVDPFIWEAYYAFRPNDSIEVRPAVFGGTNVEDSVEDDIFGTVLTTTFKF, from the coding sequence ATGAAACTCTTCCAACAAATGTTGGTAGCTGGAGCATCATTGAGCTTATTAGCTCCTGTTGTTGCCCAAGCTTCCGATGTAGTCAATTTAGAAGAAATGAACAGCTACACACGTAGCAAATCAAAAACTTCAAAATTAGACAATAAAACATTCATTAACGAAGTTAGTGAAGATATTGCAAACCTTAAAGGTCGTGTTGATGGCCTTGAGGCTCAACAAAATAATTTTGAAGCAGGTGCTTTTTCAAGCACTACATCGATGGATGGTAAAGCTGTCATGTGGATTGGTGCTGTAGATGGTGGAGACAACATCGGCGGTAATGAAGCAACCCAAACAGGTTACGTATACTCAATGAACTTGAACACAAGTTTCAATGGTGATGATAATCTTTATGTTCGTCTTAAATCAGGAGACGTTGGTGGCGCCGGAGATAGCCAATGGGATCTTAAGGAGACTTACCACATTGAGACAAAAGATTGGAATGATTCTTTAAGCGTAGATAAACTTTGGTACACAACCACTATTGGTGATAACATTACAGCTTTTGTGGGACCAAGGATCGAAAACTACTACATGTATATAACTCCTTCCATTTATAAGCCAGGCGCATTGAAATCTATGAAACTTGGCGGTAATGCTAACTTTGGAGCAAGTACAGACGTTGGTGCTGGTCTTAAATGGGAGTCTGAAGGTGGATTTGGTTTTGCTACTAATGTGGTATCCAAGGGAGCTGATGGTGCTGCTGGAATGCTAGGTAAGACTGATGTGAACAAATGGGACACTCAGGTTGCTTACACAACTGATAATTGGCATCTTTCTGCTACATTATCTAATCAGCAAAACTGGTCATCTCATTCATATAATGCGACTGCTAAGGCAGCGGCCATGAAGGTTGGAGACTTCACTGGTTACGCTTTCAGAGGTTATTGGAGACCAGAAGATTCTGGTACTGCTACTCCCGAAATATCAGTTGGATACGACACTAGATCTGCAGATGACGAAATCGCAGTTGGTGCAGATAAAGATTCTGACAGTTACTTTGTTGGTTTAACTTGGAAAGATATCTTCCAAGCTGACGATAGAATTGGCTTTGCTGTAACTCAGCCCCTGAAAGTTACTGATTGTAATGGTACTTGTACAACTACTGATGTTGATCCTTTTATTTGGGAAGCATACTATGCTTTCAGGCCTAATGATTCAATTGAGGTAAGACCAGCAGTCTTTGGTGGTACTAATGTTGAAGATTCAGTAGAAGATGACATTTTTGGTACTGTACTTACAACAACATTTAAATTCTAA
- a CDS encoding phenylpyruvate tautomerase MIF-related protein — MPYINVSTSAKVDDKKKFLEEISFLISSLTNKSKRFVMAKLDDNCQMYFDDESPSCFLEIKSIGSLNPSEMAKPISDFVFKKMGIPIDKIYISFEDVPASLWAWNGRTFG; from the coding sequence ATGCCTTACATTAATGTTTCGACTTCAGCAAAAGTAGATGATAAAAAAAAATTTCTCGAAGAAATTTCATTTTTAATTTCATCTTTAACTAATAAATCAAAACGATTTGTTATGGCCAAACTAGATGATAATTGCCAAATGTATTTTGATGATGAGAGCCCTTCTTGCTTTTTAGAAATCAAGTCAATAGGTTCTTTAAATCCTTCAGAAATGGCAAAGCCAATATCCGATTTTGTATTTAAGAAAATGGGAATTCCAATAGATAAGATTTACATCTCTTTTGAGGATGTACCTGCTTCACTATGGGCTTGGAATGGAAGAACATTTGGCTAA
- a CDS encoding DUF3386 family protein yields MENQREVNCKEIFRKAYENRYTWNDEFNGYRGKCIFFVNNNAHEGEFLLGKDFKPNIQKIEDQKIVKSIASQLFEVCIHRVKRDFTSVHSENNFNLIKNSESGIEMSVSGKNQGDKYRVKNDCINMVYRKIHGTIIEIFVEEFLDTGIGTLSKKYSSQQIDPNTLKANSQKMEYEDEFVNIDKKGYWILNSRTIKFINRNQDEETQKFVFDELCLLN; encoded by the coding sequence ATGGAGAATCAAAGAGAAGTTAATTGTAAGGAGATTTTTCGAAAAGCTTATGAAAATAGGTACACCTGGAATGATGAATTTAATGGTTACAGAGGTAAATGTATTTTTTTTGTTAATAATAATGCACATGAAGGTGAATTCTTATTGGGTAAAGACTTTAAACCAAATATTCAAAAAATAGAAGATCAAAAAATTGTTAAAAGTATTGCCTCTCAATTATTTGAAGTATGTATTCATAGGGTAAAAAGAGATTTTACATCTGTGCATTCAGAAAATAATTTCAATTTAATAAAAAATTCTGAAAGTGGGATTGAAATGAGTGTTTCAGGTAAGAATCAAGGTGATAAATATAGAGTTAAAAATGATTGTATAAATATGGTCTATAGAAAAATTCATGGAACTATAATTGAGATTTTTGTGGAAGAATTCTTAGATACAGGAATAGGCACCCTTAGTAAAAAATACAGTAGTCAACAAATTGATCCAAATACACTTAAGGCGAATTCTCAAAAAATGGAATACGAAGATGAATTTGTAAATATAGATAAAAAGGGTTATTGGATATTAAATTCCAGGACAATAAAATTTATAAACCGAAATCAAGACGAAGAAACACAAAAGTTTGTATTCGATGAATTATGTTTATTAAATTAG
- the glyQ gene encoding glycine--tRNA ligase subunit alpha gives MFFQNIVQNLNNFWSEEGCLIMQPYDTEKGAGTMNPHTFLRAIGPEPWSVAYVEPCRRPTDGRFGDNPNRAQHYFQYQVIIKPSPEGIQEKYLKSLESLGINPKNHDIRFVEDNWESPTLGAWGVGWEVWLDGMEVTQFTYFQQCGGLDCNPIPIEITYGLERIAIFLQDKESIWDLNWNNNLKYSDIWLQFEKSQCSYNFNESNPENLRKLFDIYQYEAISTIEKKLTYPALDFVLKCSHTFNLLDARGVISVTDRAQYIEKIRKLARQVASSWIEERESLGHPLVKILN, from the coding sequence ATGTTTTTTCAAAATATAGTTCAAAATTTAAATAATTTCTGGTCAGAAGAAGGTTGTTTGATTATGCAGCCATATGATACCGAAAAGGGTGCTGGAACAATGAATCCACATACTTTTTTAAGAGCTATTGGACCAGAGCCCTGGAGTGTGGCATATGTAGAGCCATGTAGAAGACCTACAGATGGACGTTTTGGCGATAATCCTAATAGGGCTCAACATTACTTTCAATATCAAGTAATAATTAAACCTTCACCTGAGGGAATACAAGAAAAATATTTGAAATCTTTGGAGTCTTTGGGAATTAATCCCAAAAATCATGATATAAGATTTGTAGAGGATAATTGGGAGTCACCTACGCTCGGAGCTTGGGGAGTAGGTTGGGAAGTTTGGTTGGATGGAATGGAAGTTACTCAATTTACTTATTTCCAACAATGTGGAGGATTAGATTGTAATCCTATCCCTATTGAAATCACTTATGGATTAGAGCGGATCGCAATATTTTTGCAAGATAAGGAGAGTATTTGGGACTTAAATTGGAACAATAATTTAAAATATAGTGATATTTGGCTTCAATTTGAAAAAAGTCAATGCTCATATAATTTTAATGAATCTAATCCTGAAAATCTTCGAAAATTATTTGATATTTACCAATATGAGGCAATTTCTACAATTGAAAAGAAATTAACTTATCCAGCACTTGATTTCGTTCTTAAATGTAGTCATACTTTTAATTTACTTGATGCTAGAGGAGTAATATCAGTTACAGATCGTGCACAATATATTGAAAAGATTCGAAAATTGGCAAGGCAAGTTGCATCATCCTGGATAGAGGAAAGAGAATCTTTGGGCCATCCATTAGTGAAAATCTTAAATTAA